The following are encoded in a window of Kitasatospora sp. NBC_01250 genomic DNA:
- the pxpB gene encoding 5-oxoprolinase subunit PxpB: MDRQGTVTVRAVGDHALLLEVDSGPQVAALYARLLAERARGGLGGATEIVPAARTVLLDGLPRPAELAGRLGSWRVAGDAPPEGPLIEVPTVYDGADLAAVAAHWGVTPAQAVALHSGIEYRVAFCGFAPGFGYLTGLPADRAVPRRATPRAAVPPGAVAVAGEYTGVYPRSSPGGWQLLGHTDLVLWDADREPPALLRPGARVRFVPVPGPVTG; this comes from the coding sequence ATGGACCGCCAGGGCACCGTGACGGTCCGGGCGGTGGGCGACCACGCGCTGCTCCTGGAGGTCGACTCGGGGCCGCAGGTGGCCGCGCTCTACGCCCGGCTGCTGGCCGAACGGGCGCGCGGCGGGCTCGGCGGGGCCACCGAGATCGTCCCGGCCGCGCGCACCGTGCTGCTGGACGGCCTGCCCAGGCCCGCCGAGCTGGCCGGGCGGCTCGGCAGCTGGCGGGTGGCCGGGGACGCCCCGCCCGAGGGGCCGCTGATCGAGGTCCCGACCGTCTACGACGGCGCCGACCTGGCGGCGGTGGCCGCGCACTGGGGGGTCACGCCCGCGCAGGCGGTGGCGCTGCACAGCGGGATCGAGTACCGGGTGGCGTTCTGCGGCTTCGCGCCCGGCTTCGGCTACCTGACCGGCCTGCCCGCCGACCGGGCCGTGCCCCGCCGGGCCACCCCGCGCGCCGCCGTGCCGCCCGGCGCGGTGGCGGTGGCCGGCGAGTACACCGGGGTCTATCCGCGCTCCTCCCCCGGCGGCTGGCAGCTGCTGGGCCACACCGACCTGGTGCTCTGGGACGCCGACCGGGAGCCGCCCGCGCTGCTGCGCCCGGGCGCGCGGGTGCGGTTCGTCCCCGTCCCCGGTCCGGTGACGGGCTGA
- a CDS encoding LamB/YcsF family protein produces MTGAVIDLNADLGEGFGRWTLTDDEALLSVVTSANVACGFHAGDPATMRRVCALAAERGVRIGAQVSYRDLAGFGRRAMDVPPDELADEVAYQIGALQVFARAAGSRVSYVKPHGALYNRVVADSEQAEAVVAGVLRAGAVCDGPLPVLGLPGSKLLAVAEGVGLPAVTEAFADRAYTWAGTLVPRTDADAVVHDPETVIARAVGMARDGLVTAIGGEPVAVDARSLCVHGDTPGATQLAWRVRGALASAGIRVEAFT; encoded by the coding sequence GTGACCGGTGCGGTGATCGATCTCAACGCGGACCTCGGCGAGGGGTTCGGACGCTGGACGCTGACCGATGACGAAGCCCTGCTCTCGGTCGTGACCAGCGCCAACGTGGCCTGCGGGTTCCACGCGGGCGACCCCGCCACGATGCGCCGGGTCTGCGCGCTGGCCGCCGAGCGCGGCGTGCGGATCGGCGCCCAGGTCTCCTACCGGGACCTGGCCGGTTTCGGCCGCCGGGCGATGGACGTGCCGCCCGACGAGCTGGCCGACGAGGTGGCCTACCAGATCGGCGCCCTGCAGGTGTTCGCCCGCGCTGCCGGCTCCCGGGTGAGCTACGTCAAGCCGCACGGCGCGCTCTACAACCGGGTGGTGGCCGACAGCGAGCAGGCCGAGGCGGTGGTCGCGGGCGTGCTGCGGGCCGGCGCGGTCTGCGACGGGCCGCTGCCGGTGCTCGGGCTGCCGGGCTCCAAGCTGCTGGCGGTGGCCGAGGGGGTGGGCCTGCCCGCGGTGACCGAGGCCTTCGCCGACCGGGCCTACACCTGGGCCGGCACGCTCGTCCCGCGCACCGACGCGGACGCCGTGGTGCACGATCCCGAGACGGTGATCGCGCGCGCGGTCGGGATGGCCAGGGACGGCCTGGTGACGGCGATCGGCGGCGAGCCGGTGGCCGTCGACGCCCGCTCGCTCTGCGTCCACGGCGACACCCCGGGCGCCACCCAGCTGGCCTGGCGAGTGCGCGGGGCGCTGGCCTCGGCCGGGATCCGGGTCGAGGCGTTCACCTGA
- a CDS encoding VOC family protein produces MPLTGQSHIRIARPSRDLAAAERFWVLGLGLSVLHRGEGDHAAGEHDLLMVGLPDAPWHLELVAGPGQAPLEPRPTAEDLLVVYLDEPVSEALVATLTEHGGRPVPSPNPYWNAWGTTVEDPDGYRLVLCSRGWSTS; encoded by the coding sequence ATGCCGTTGACCGGACAGAGCCACATCCGGATCGCCCGACCGTCGCGCGATCTCGCCGCGGCCGAGCGGTTCTGGGTCCTGGGACTCGGGCTGAGCGTGCTCCACCGCGGCGAGGGCGACCACGCGGCGGGCGAGCACGACCTGCTGATGGTCGGCCTGCCCGACGCGCCCTGGCACCTGGAGCTGGTCGCCGGGCCCGGGCAGGCGCCCCTGGAACCGCGCCCGACCGCCGAGGACCTGCTCGTGGTCTACCTGGACGAGCCGGTCTCCGAGGCGCTGGTCGCCACCCTGACGGAGCACGGCGGCCGGCCGGTCCCCTCGCCCAACCCGTACTGGAACGCGTGGGGCACAACCGTCGAGGACCCGGACGGCTACCGGCTGGTGCTCTGCAGCCGCGGCTGGTCCACCTCCTGA
- a CDS encoding AfsR/SARP family transcriptional regulator gives MLSFTLLGAVTATRAGRALEVGRPQQQAVLSVLLLAPGRPVTDRQLIEAVWGEDEEGWPRDPTGALRTHISRIRRGLAEPAAGRDSVLASITRGYRLELSPDRIDAHRFERALADATACRVDDPAAGWALLGTALELWTGPALTGVPGAWAERHRARLAERRLAALELRFELGLRLGRHAEVLDQVSELAERFPLRERLHLLRMRALEACGRPAEALEVFRRTRRTLDEELGLAPGAALTELYQRIRRPDGRPATRPTPGQLPSDAADFTGRGAELALLLDGLGGLDGLGGTPRSAAALLVVGGPAGTGKSALAVRAAQQARAGYPDGQLYADLRASQDPPAGAAEVLPAFLRALGADPHGPADLLAARYQQALAGRRVLVLLDDAADQAQVGPLLPRAAGCAALVTSRSPTAAAAGGRAAQDPWPHAVRLVLGPLDLAQGCALVAAIIGAARAAAEPDAVGRLVTVCAGLPSAIRAAAGRLAARPRWAVAELAERLARAERV, from the coding sequence GTGCTCAGCTTCACACTGCTCGGCGCGGTCACCGCCACGCGGGCGGGGCGGGCGCTGGAGGTGGGGCGGCCGCAGCAGCAGGCGGTGCTCTCGGTGCTGCTGCTGGCGCCGGGGCGGCCTGTCACGGACCGTCAGCTGATCGAGGCGGTCTGGGGTGAGGACGAGGAGGGCTGGCCGCGCGATCCGACGGGCGCCCTGCGCACCCACATCAGCCGGATCCGCCGGGGGTTGGCCGAGCCGGCGGCCGGCCGGGACTCGGTCCTGGCCTCCATCACCCGCGGCTACCGGCTGGAGCTGTCGCCCGACCGGATCGACGCGCACCGCTTCGAGCGGGCGCTGGCCGACGCCACCGCCTGCCGGGTGGACGACCCGGCCGCCGGCTGGGCGCTGCTCGGCACCGCTCTGGAGCTGTGGACCGGACCGGCGCTGACGGGCGTGCCCGGGGCCTGGGCGGAACGCCACCGGGCCCGGTTGGCCGAACGCCGGCTGGCTGCCCTGGAGTTGCGCTTCGAGCTGGGCCTGCGGCTCGGCCGGCACGCGGAGGTCCTGGATCAGGTGTCGGAGTTGGCCGAGCGGTTCCCGCTGCGCGAGCGGCTGCACCTGCTGCGGATGCGCGCGCTGGAAGCCTGCGGGCGCCCGGCCGAGGCGCTGGAGGTCTTCCGGCGGACGCGGCGGACCCTGGACGAGGAACTGGGCCTGGCTCCCGGTGCGGCCTTGACCGAGCTGTACCAGCGGATCCGGCGGCCCGACGGGCGGCCTGCCACTCGGCCGACGCCCGGTCAGCTCCCGTCGGACGCCGCCGACTTCACCGGCCGCGGTGCGGAGCTCGCGCTCCTGCTGGACGGGCTGGGCGGGCTGGACGGGCTGGGCGGAACCCCTCGCAGCGCCGCCGCACTGCTGGTGGTCGGCGGTCCGGCGGGCACCGGCAAGTCGGCGCTCGCCGTCCGGGCGGCCCAGCAGGCCCGCGCCGGCTACCCCGACGGCCAGCTCTACGCGGACCTGCGCGCGAGCCAGGACCCCCCGGCCGGCGCCGCCGAGGTGTTGCCGGCCTTCCTGCGCGCGCTGGGCGCCGATCCGCACGGGCCCGCCGACCTGTTGGCGGCCCGCTACCAGCAGGCGCTGGCCGGGCGGCGGGTGCTGGTGCTGCTGGACGACGCCGCCGACCAGGCGCAGGTCGGACCGCTGCTGCCCCGGGCGGCGGGCTGCGCGGCGCTGGTCACCAGCCGGTCGCCGACGGCGGCGGCCGCCGGGGGCCGAGCCGCCCAGGACCCATGGCCCCACGCGGTGCGGCTGGTGCTCGGCCCGTTGGACCTCGCCCAGGGCTGCGCACTGGTGGCCGCTATCATCGGCGCGGCCCGCGCCGCCGCCGAGCCGGACGCCGTCGGCCGGCTGGTCACGGTCTGCGCGGGCCTGCCGTCGGCGATCCGGGCGGCGGCGGGCAGGCTGGCCGCCCGGCCGCGCTGGGCGGTGGCGGAGCTGGCCGAGCGGCTGGCCCGGGCGGAGCGGGTCTGA
- a CDS encoding MerR family transcriptional regulator, whose amino-acid sequence MDRFTIGAFARTCGLTPKALRLYDELGLLRPAEVDPVSGYRFYRREQLERARLVAHLRRIGLPLARIGRLCELAPEQAARELTAYWDTVLADTAARQDLVALLVDHLTGRTTMTTTLGLRYAARTDQGLVRARNEDAAYAGGALVAVADGFGGPQAAGAAVAALKGFDAAAVGPGDLLNALAEAVRTGVGAVPGKAGTTLTALLLTGSRLALVHIGDSRAYLLREGELFQITHDHTLVQAMVDEGRITAAEAASHPQRALLLRALSGPVGDARPDLSLHTARAGDRYLLCSDGLSAVVPESRLHTAVSTIAEPEQLVQQLIALANRAGGPDNIACAVADVVAEPAGTEAG is encoded by the coding sequence ATGGACCGGTTCACCATCGGCGCCTTCGCCCGGACCTGCGGGCTGACGCCGAAAGCGCTGCGGCTCTACGACGAGCTCGGCCTGCTGCGCCCGGCCGAGGTGGACCCGGTCTCCGGCTACCGCTTCTACCGCCGCGAGCAGCTGGAGCGCGCCCGGCTGGTCGCCCACCTGCGCCGGATCGGCCTGCCGCTGGCCCGGATCGGCCGGCTCTGCGAGCTGGCGCCCGAGCAGGCGGCCCGCGAGCTGACCGCCTACTGGGACACCGTGCTGGCCGACACCGCCGCCCGGCAGGACCTGGTCGCCCTCCTCGTCGACCACCTCACCGGGAGGACCACCATGACCACCACGCTCGGGCTGCGCTACGCCGCCCGCACCGACCAGGGCCTGGTCCGGGCCCGCAACGAGGACGCCGCCTACGCGGGCGGCGCGCTGGTGGCCGTCGCGGACGGCTTCGGCGGCCCGCAGGCGGCCGGGGCCGCGGTGGCGGCCCTGAAGGGCTTCGACGCGGCCGCCGTGGGTCCGGGCGACCTGCTGAACGCGCTGGCCGAGGCGGTGCGCACCGGCGTCGGGGCGGTGCCGGGCAAGGCGGGCACCACGCTCACCGCGCTGCTGCTGACCGGCTCCCGACTGGCCCTGGTGCACATCGGGGACTCCCGGGCCTACCTGCTGCGGGAGGGCGAGCTGTTCCAGATCACCCACGACCACACGCTCGTGCAGGCGATGGTGGACGAGGGCCGGATCACCGCCGCGGAGGCCGCCTCGCACCCGCAGCGCGCGCTGCTGCTGCGCGCGCTGAGCGGGCCGGTCGGCGACGCCCGGCCCGACCTGTCGCTGCACACCGCCAGGGCCGGGGACCGCTACCTGCTCTGCTCGGACGGGCTGAGCGCGGTGGTGCCCGAGTCCCGGCTGCACACCGCAGTGAGCACGATCGCCGAACCCGAGCAGCTGGTGCAGCAGCTGATCGCGCTGGCCAACCGGGCGGGCGGCCCGGACAACATCGCCTGCGCGGTGGCCGACGTGGTCGCCGAGCCGGCCGGCACCGAGGCGGGCTGA
- a CDS encoding MFS transporter, with translation MPLRTAFLDTRPLRLPAFRRLWLGSAVTAVGGQLTAFAVPLQLFHRTGSSLWVGLGSAAGLLPLVLAALWGGALADSTDRRRVLLLGNAGIALCSLLLWAQAAAGGADPLALLLLIAAQQACFGANTAVRGAVVPRLVPAELLPAANALQSTVSWLGGIGGPLLAGALLAAGGLAPLYLLDALALLGALLGVRRLPAMPPAGGAAPRPAARSIGAGLRHLVGCRILLAAYLADFTAMFFGMPVALFPQRAREVFGEPAGGPVIGVLSAALSVGALLAGGCSGSFSRIRRHGAMVVGAVCAWGLAMAGFGLVRSLWPAAALLAAGGGALVVLSAFRKTILQDAVTDAMRGRLQGADTVIAAGGPRLAGLAHGAAGAAYGTSWAIGGGGVLVVLVMLATAAACPALWRYRAPASAGSAPPSSQAAPDPVPASAAAAGPSAASAMAGPVAARARELSPGRAA, from the coding sequence ATGCCGCTGCGCACCGCCTTCCTCGACACCCGGCCGCTGCGACTGCCCGCCTTCCGCCGGCTCTGGCTCGGCTCCGCCGTCACCGCCGTGGGCGGGCAGCTCACCGCCTTCGCGGTGCCGCTCCAGCTCTTCCACCGGACCGGCTCCTCGCTCTGGGTGGGTCTGGGCAGTGCGGCCGGACTGCTGCCGCTGGTGCTCGCCGCGCTCTGGGGCGGCGCGCTGGCCGACAGCACCGACCGGCGCCGGGTGCTGCTGCTCGGCAACGCGGGCATCGCGCTCTGCTCGCTGCTGCTCTGGGCCCAGGCCGCCGCCGGCGGCGCCGACCCGCTCGCCCTGCTGCTCCTGATCGCCGCCCAGCAGGCCTGCTTCGGGGCCAACACCGCCGTCCGCGGCGCGGTGGTGCCCCGCCTGGTGCCCGCCGAGCTGCTGCCCGCCGCCAACGCGCTGCAGTCCACGGTGAGCTGGCTCGGCGGCATCGGCGGACCGCTGCTGGCCGGTGCGCTGCTCGCGGCGGGCGGCCTGGCCCCGCTCTACCTGCTGGACGCCCTCGCCCTGCTGGGCGCGCTGCTCGGCGTGCGGCGGCTGCCCGCGATGCCGCCCGCCGGGGGCGCTGCGCCCCGGCCCGCAGCGCGCTCGATCGGCGCCGGTCTGCGCCACCTGGTCGGCTGTCGGATCCTGCTGGCCGCCTACCTCGCCGACTTCACCGCGATGTTCTTCGGCATGCCGGTGGCGCTCTTCCCGCAGCGGGCCCGCGAGGTGTTCGGCGAGCCGGCCGGCGGGCCGGTGATCGGCGTGCTGTCGGCCGCGCTCTCGGTCGGCGCACTGCTCGCGGGCGGCTGCTCGGGCAGCTTCAGCCGGATCCGGCGGCACGGCGCGATGGTGGTGGGCGCGGTCTGCGCCTGGGGGCTGGCGATGGCCGGCTTCGGCCTGGTCCGCTCGCTCTGGCCGGCGGCGGCGCTGCTGGCGGCGGGCGGCGGGGCGCTGGTGGTGCTGAGCGCCTTCCGCAAGACGATCCTGCAGGACGCCGTGACGGACGCGATGCGCGGGCGGCTGCAGGGCGCCGACACCGTGATCGCCGCCGGCGGGCCACGGCTGGCGGGCCTGGCGCACGGCGCGGCGGGTGCGGCGTACGGGACGAGCTGGGCGATCGGCGGCGGCGGCGTGCTGGTGGTGCTGGTGATGCTGGCCACCGCGGCGGCCTGTCCGGCCCTCTGGCGCTACCGCGCCCCGGCATCGGCGGGCAGCGCGCCGCCGAGCTCCCAGGCGGCACCAGACCCGGTACCGGCGAGCGCGGCGGCCGCAGGCCCGTCGGCAGCGAGCGCGATGGCAGGCCCGGTGGCGGCGCGAGCCCGCGAGCTAAGCCCCGGCCGGGCCGCGTGA
- a CDS encoding AfsR/SARP family transcriptional regulator yields the protein MQEARSALVTTVPAAKDGAGQRAAIRRTDRQEGDATRLRFALLGPLRGWAGEVELDLGRPQQQEVLAMLLTAAGRTVSVELLAEGVWGGRAWPGNPVQVLRTHVYRLRALLKQHAAASCLVTVGDGYALRLAPDALDTTAFELALPQAAQARHEGAPPGEVRAVLTGALQLWTAEPLTGLAGPHAEAVRLALTERRLAVLEAKLELDAELGDRPDLAAEVGDLVLEHPERQRLRAVQMLALHRAGRTAEALAVHEDVRRSLAGVCPDRALSELQARILRADPELCPAPSQAAPAERTRPAGLPPRITDFTGREAELARLAEVLATPTAGPAPTAGPAPTAVNPTVVISAIDGIGGVGKTALAVQAAHRLRGHYPDGQLYADLRGPDRAPAEPLAVLTGFLRALGLDDAAIAGDLAERAALYRSALAGSRVLVVLDNAADAAQVAPLLPGSPGCAVLITSRGRLSGPAGAHQLRLDVLGEEEAVALLVRIVGTERAAAEPAHLAAVVAACGHLPLAIRIAASRLVARLDWSLASLAERLADEQHRLAELSTGDIAVEATFALSYAGLTPEQARAFRLLSLPEAPDLNLSCAAALLGLAPDAAEDLLESLVDLNLLESRAFERYRFHDLVRVYARSRCAQEESGPTTRRALAGLLAFCLASARNAEAAAHAVEQERRDLVEVEPGTTGAHFQSAERATDWMRSEAAVHRALVERCCADPELPLVQAASLIDKMGAVLFDRGYMDTVAELAARIAAVAAERGENRCEALARYVRGNLLWHTSDFTAAGAELTAAVALCADGSAPRLRGCALLSLGSNARVYGRFAEAVTYCEESIELFRELRDTHSEGASLGELAFSLAKLGRCAEARAAAERGVELSGGTESMGRATGWYSLARVLRMCGEPTAALASAERALPLFRSLGVPAFEAATGNLIAQVHVETGHHEQAVHAAESALPLARRTSEMLAAGLLRSLGHSLGRLAQPARARACLGEAVRLFEGLGVSAEAAEARALLAELG from the coding sequence ATGCAGGAAGCGCGATCCGCGCTGGTCACGACGGTACCGGCGGCGAAGGACGGCGCCGGGCAGCGCGCCGCTATCCGCCGGACGGACCGCCAGGAGGGGGACGCGACCAGGCTGCGCTTCGCCCTGCTCGGCCCGCTGCGCGGCTGGGCGGGCGAGGTGGAACTCGACCTGGGCCGTCCGCAGCAGCAGGAGGTACTGGCGATGCTGCTCACCGCCGCGGGCCGCACGGTCTCCGTCGAGCTGCTCGCCGAGGGCGTCTGGGGCGGGCGCGCCTGGCCCGGCAACCCGGTCCAGGTGCTGCGCACCCACGTCTACCGGCTGCGCGCCCTGCTCAAGCAGCATGCGGCCGCCTCCTGCTTGGTCACCGTCGGTGACGGGTACGCCCTGCGGCTGGCTCCCGACGCGCTGGACACCACCGCCTTCGAGCTCGCCCTGCCGCAGGCCGCGCAGGCCCGCCACGAGGGGGCCCCGCCCGGCGAGGTCCGGGCCGTCCTGACCGGCGCCCTCCAGCTGTGGACCGCCGAGCCGCTGACCGGGCTGGCCGGACCGCACGCCGAGGCCGTGCGGCTGGCCCTGACCGAGCGCCGTCTGGCCGTCCTGGAAGCCAAGCTGGAGCTGGACGCGGAGTTGGGCGACCGCCCCGACCTCGCCGCCGAGGTCGGCGACCTGGTTCTGGAACACCCGGAACGGCAGCGGCTGCGGGCCGTGCAGATGCTGGCCCTGCACCGGGCCGGGCGCACCGCCGAGGCACTCGCCGTCCACGAGGACGTGCGCCGCTCGCTGGCCGGGGTCTGCCCGGACCGAGCGCTGAGCGAACTCCAGGCCCGGATCCTGCGCGCCGACCCGGAGCTCTGCCCGGCCCCGTCCCAGGCGGCCCCGGCCGAGCGGACCAGACCCGCCGGGCTGCCGCCCCGGATCACCGATTTCACCGGCCGGGAGGCGGAGCTGGCCCGGCTCGCCGAGGTGCTCGCGACGCCCACCGCCGGCCCCGCTCCCACCGCCGGCCCCGCCCCCACCGCGGTCAACCCGACCGTGGTGATCTCCGCGATCGACGGCATCGGCGGCGTCGGGAAGACGGCCCTGGCCGTCCAGGCCGCCCACCGACTGCGCGGCCACTACCCCGACGGCCAGCTCTACGCCGACCTGCGCGGCCCCGACCGGGCGCCCGCCGAGCCGCTGGCCGTGCTCACCGGCTTCCTGCGCGCGCTCGGCCTCGACGACGCCGCGATCGCCGGCGACCTCGCCGAACGCGCCGCCCTCTACCGCTCGGCGCTCGCCGGCTCCCGCGTCCTGGTGGTGCTGGACAACGCCGCCGACGCGGCACAGGTGGCACCCCTGCTGCCCGGCTCGCCCGGTTGCGCGGTGCTGATCACCAGCCGCGGCCGACTGAGCGGGCCCGCCGGGGCCCACCAACTGCGGCTCGACGTGCTGGGCGAGGAGGAGGCCGTCGCGCTCCTGGTGCGGATCGTGGGCACCGAGCGGGCCGCGGCCGAGCCCGCGCACCTGGCCGCCGTGGTCGCGGCCTGCGGGCACCTCCCGCTGGCGATCCGGATCGCCGCCTCCCGGCTGGTCGCCCGCCTCGACTGGTCGCTCGCCTCGCTGGCCGAGCGGCTGGCCGACGAGCAGCACCGGCTGGCCGAACTGAGCACCGGCGACATCGCGGTGGAGGCGACCTTCGCACTCTCCTACGCGGGTCTGACCCCGGAGCAGGCCCGCGCCTTCCGCCTGCTGTCGCTGCCCGAGGCACCGGACCTGAACCTGAGCTGCGCCGCCGCGCTGCTCGGCCTGGCGCCGGACGCCGCCGAGGACCTGCTGGAGTCGCTGGTCGACCTCAACCTCCTGGAGTCGCGCGCGTTCGAGCGCTACCGGTTCCACGACCTGGTCCGGGTCTACGCGCGAAGCCGCTGCGCACAGGAGGAGAGCGGGCCGACGACGCGTCGGGCGCTGGCCGGGCTGCTTGCCTTCTGCCTGGCGAGTGCGCGCAACGCGGAGGCCGCGGCGCACGCGGTGGAGCAGGAGCGGCGCGACCTGGTCGAGGTCGAACCGGGCACCACCGGTGCGCACTTCCAGAGCGCCGAGCGGGCGACGGACTGGATGCGCTCCGAGGCCGCCGTGCACCGGGCGCTGGTCGAGCGCTGCTGCGCGGACCCCGAACTGCCGCTCGTGCAGGCTGCCAGCCTGATCGACAAGATGGGCGCGGTGCTCTTCGACCGCGGCTACATGGACACCGTCGCGGAACTCGCGGCCCGCATCGCCGCCGTCGCCGCCGAGCGCGGCGAGAACCGGTGCGAAGCCCTGGCCCGGTACGTGCGCGGCAACCTGCTCTGGCACACCAGCGACTTCACCGCGGCCGGGGCCGAACTCACCGCGGCGGTCGCACTCTGCGCCGACGGCTCGGCCCCGCGGCTGCGCGGCTGCGCCCTGCTCTCCCTCGGCTCCAACGCCCGGGTGTACGGGCGGTTCGCCGAGGCGGTGACGTACTGCGAGGAGTCGATCGAGCTCTTCCGCGAGCTGCGCGACACCCACTCCGAGGGCGCGTCACTGGGCGAACTGGCCTTCAGTCTGGCCAAGCTGGGCCGCTGCGCCGAGGCGCGGGCGGCGGCCGAGCGGGGCGTCGAACTGAGCGGTGGCACCGAGTCGATGGGCCGGGCCACCGGTTGGTACTCGCTGGCCCGGGTGCTGCGGATGTGCGGCGAGCCGACCGCCGCGCTGGCGAGCGCCGAGCGCGCGCTGCCGCTCTTCCGCTCGCTGGGCGTGCCGGCCTTCGAGGCGGCGACCGGCAACCTGATCGCGCAGGTCCACGTCGAGACCGGGCACCACGAGCAGGCGGTGCACGCCGCGGAGAGCGCGCTGCCGCTGGCCCGGCGCACCAGTGAGATGCTGGCCGCCGGTCTGCTGCGCTCGCTCGGCCACAGTCTGGGCCGCCTCGCCCAGCCGGCCCGGGCGCGGGCCTGCCTGGGCGAGGCGGTGCGCCTCTTCGAGGGCCTCGGGGTGAGCGCGGAGGCCGCCGAGGCCCGGGCACTGCTGGCCGAACTGGGCTGA
- a CDS encoding HEAT repeat domain-containing protein, whose product MFEPVIAPSASLLGLLQRGRGDGQLHALAADRDEAIAALEECVTSDPRADWQVENRSLYYARVYMDLEAPLGGIEQHLSHPDDLLDPDEQRTGLALAVLGHLAGYGRRDALLLLRQYAATGSNWAWALDELALRDEDEALLALAPAVLGRFPATEQGEADLRAAIRAAYEPRAWRLWAEHHPRVAAASEQSPFDLWQRQLNRGGVTPGWSVADVLAWADQADTAARPEPEAVERRAAAAARCLAAVARPEDRDTLLAAARDGAEGARRAALRHLVDQDDPALTELIEAAAADADERVVRAALEVLARMRGPRALARARRWADPATGGADSALGEAAVLLLADIGEPSDAPAVVAGLRRWVLVHGVRGAQLGGLVDGVGRLAAAGAAPILRHIYGEAASSDLRGRAAQALAATDRYFACGTAVECLWDCEESTRELAARHVVTTGDARVLERLRRLAADPAEEAEVHAAVRGRLTSRGPAGA is encoded by the coding sequence CAAGCGCCAGCCTCCTCGGCCTGCTCCAGCGAGGACGCGGTGACGGGCAGTTGCATGCGCTCGCAGCCGACCGTGACGAGGCGATCGCCGCCCTGGAGGAGTGCGTCACCAGCGACCCGCGCGCCGACTGGCAGGTCGAGAACCGCTCCCTCTACTACGCCCGCGTCTACATGGACCTGGAAGCCCCGCTCGGCGGCATCGAGCAGCACCTGAGCCACCCCGACGACCTGCTCGACCCCGACGAGCAGCGCACGGGCCTGGCGCTGGCGGTCCTGGGCCACCTGGCGGGCTACGGCCGGCGCGACGCGCTGCTGCTGCTGCGCCAGTACGCCGCCACCGGCAGCAACTGGGCCTGGGCGCTGGACGAGCTGGCGCTGCGCGACGAGGACGAGGCGCTGCTGGCGCTGGCCCCCGCCGTGCTGGGCCGCTTCCCGGCCACCGAGCAGGGCGAGGCGGACCTGCGCGCGGCGATCCGCGCCGCCTACGAACCACGCGCCTGGCGCCTGTGGGCCGAGCACCACCCGCGGGTGGCCGCCGCCAGCGAGCAGTCCCCCTTCGACCTGTGGCAACGGCAGCTGAACCGGGGCGGGGTGACCCCGGGCTGGAGCGTGGCCGACGTGCTCGCCTGGGCCGACCAGGCCGACACCGCGGCCCGCCCCGAGCCGGAGGCGGTCGAGCGCCGCGCCGCGGCTGCCGCGCGCTGCCTGGCCGCCGTGGCCCGGCCCGAGGACCGCGACACTCTGCTCGCCGCCGCCCGCGACGGTGCCGAGGGCGCCCGCCGGGCCGCGCTGCGGCACCTGGTCGACCAGGACGATCCGGCGCTCACCGAGCTGATCGAGGCCGCTGCCGCCGACGCCGACGAGCGGGTGGTGCGCGCCGCGCTCGAGGTGCTGGCCCGGATGCGCGGCCCGCGTGCCCTGGCCCGGGCCCGCCGTTGGGCCGACCCGGCCACCGGCGGCGCGGACAGCGCGCTCGGCGAGGCCGCGGTGCTGCTGCTCGCCGACATCGGCGAGCCGTCGGACGCCCCCGCGGTGGTGGCGGGCCTGCGGCGGTGGGTGCTGGTGCACGGCGTGCGCGGCGCCCAACTGGGCGGCCTGGTGGACGGTGTGGGGCGGCTGGCCGCCGCCGGCGCCGCTCCGATCCTGCGCCACATCTACGGTGAGGCGGCCTCCTCCGACCTGCGCGGCCGGGCCGCGCAGGCGCTGGCCGCCACCGACCGCTACTTCGCCTGCGGCACCGCGGTCGAGTGCCTGTGGGACTGTGAGGAGTCCACCCGGGAACTCGCCGCCCGCCACGTGGTGACCACCGGCGACGCCCGGGTGCTGGAGCGGCTGCGCAGGCTGGCCGCCGATCCCGCCGAGGAGGCCGAGGTGCACGCCGCGGTGCGTGGCCGGCTGACCTCACGCGGCCCGGCCGGGGCTTAG